A single window of Plasmodium reichenowi strain SY57 chromosome 14, whole genome shotgun sequence DNA harbors:
- a CDS encoding aminodeoxychorismate lyase, putative, with protein sequence MAILIKDNVPALVDLSVPDFIKLGIHGVYTTMKTVMSPEYIFNFSLHMNNLHKYCTNYLKVQENDTNRERISKILKDLTVEDIYKNSSKNIKTGFQYLNNLQNDLKKKHFSDNSNYMVMITLTWDMNSTVDTLEKYYSILCYIKCLPKHQDHVQIDMMCGERKTPNIKYADVFQVRDKFLKLKNENSHEVVLFNESNQITEGLSCNFFCFLNDTLYTAKDELVLKGTIREQIINLCERENIKLKKDFIDIKDIHKFEFSFICSTTRNILPIRKIILFTENKKEPYEMNVNHPILLKLQDKLNQDIENKKEKYETYI encoded by the coding sequence atggCAATTTTAATTAAAGACAATGTTCCAGCCCTTGTTGATTTATCCGTTCCagattttattaaattagGGATACATGGAGTATATACAACAATGAAAACAGTGATGTCTCCAGAGTATATCTTTAACTTTAGTCttcatatgaataatttacataaatattgtaCGAACTATTTGAAGGTGCAAGAAAATGATACGAACAGAGAACGTATATCgaaaattttaaaagattTAACAGTtgaagatatatataaaaatagtagtaaaaatataaaaacaggttttcaatatttaaataatttacaaaatgatttaaaaaaaaaacatttcAGCGATAATTCCAATTACATGGTTATGATTACATTAACCTGGGATATGAACAGTACTGTCGATACattagaaaaatattattctaTTTTATGTTACATAAAATGTTTACCAAAACATCAAGATCATGTTCAAATTGATATGATGTGTGGAGAGAGAAAAACTCctaatataaaatatgcAGATGTATTCCAAGTACGAGATAAATTCTTAAAActtaaaaatgaaaatagCCATGAAGTAGTTTTATTCAATGAAAGCAATCAAATAACTGAAGGTTTATCATgcaattttttttgttttcttaATGATACCTTGTATACAGCAAAAGACGAACTAGTTCTTAAAGGAACTATAAGagaacaaataataaatttatgtgaaagggaaaatataaaactaAAAAAAGATTTTATTGATATTAAAGATATTCACAAATTCgaattttcatttatatgttcaACAACTAGGAATATTTTACCCATACGAAAAATTATTCTCTTTacagaaaataaaaaagaacCATATGAAATGAATGTTAATCATCccattttattaaaattacaGGACAAATTAAATCAAGATATTGAAAACAAAAAGGAGAAATACGAAacgtatatataa
- a CDS encoding hypothetical protein (conserved Plasmodium protein, unknown function) produces MDEEKLLNYTSRSNSINNIPYSNFILPMLIKRKMINDLYDDNINEDENRGGGVYERKRARKSLYENFELLKEQKLDEDDICIDHFKDMEKYTEKICELKNIYNFLFNNVNIDYNNYDILYVNKKFCTINCNNITYNKNIFIDNFIYNLFNYHKIAKGNTQNDVIKYGKGNIYNVAHDVYNNKYVKKKKNIGRRYLNCISNQILYIDDLSRHDILLLISFFIQLQNEQKKNEKEEKNLENIANINEIKMNIYSLNDIYNYYYKEKVYQCFTCGLRFMTSMDKLNHLENHYKKSQFYLNNSERTSFTKSKKRFLYLDHINLPIEVFVCKNYSIFEDFYDNVVTKNMASFNFQGSHIEQQILDDNKDNDNYHNDNEKIYYEKEDKKKEESKNYDSLYSYLHMKIHTHLNKDRNLESFFNNNTKNIQEKYNVYNMLSYNNNVANLFNFKKTYNNIDNFFHNKETIHNMINPNMVVDKNKNKKNILNDREKGSNEINFFDYIYGNENTYDVYLSNYYTVIEDNSVLINYINGPTMYRNIMKCLEIKDIYNYKFPSWIPKRSLNNFFIKRINEIDKDLMGIQKKTNIFTNILSGRTPSNTFPLNSYNIQDDLIINNNANNNLKGKNKKKINIINKNNLWNICTTHEFYNSKGLCPINVFLSYQKENTLDHQTENSDKNDHDDKKESNNYPLQNSICTQESVENNHVLYSFLNIFNQKYFSQTDIFKNILLFHIRKHYFMIINELKDNIDFNELHTRLFQYIYNNYSKTISIFNINNYKIDTCFLCKENFSFEYSYEYNDFYYTNVICVDLKNVYENDDVEDTEEDTNKHYDIDMSIKRIDYMCDEYVYNNNSYDIMDKCLYEKHKELNELLHENNKEMSDDALTQVELLNNKMVNNEINECSNHNNIKNENNINPYDNININNIFTDIKKIIDDNCFLGNTIIESNMDCNFHMNIINKKNKKKDHIMNHYNNLFRNLCIPYDTLDILHRIKKGDITGKANMTTNNFINNTTKDEGYINEEIDNFVKNYDNITNDIKNAVFQNTYQNRSKSKNKNSFNDIIMSYIYNDENKKKEHSNIFFPSKNYTYTNFTYFHIQCFKNYIEYNILPYYFLTKLNDKYFKNIILGAITDLYNSYKNICNKRNNRNLKISNVKKVQIHKRRHF; encoded by the coding sequence atggaTGAAGAGAAACTTTTAAACTATACGAGTCGCAGTAACAGCATCAATAATATACCATACAGTAACTTTATTTTACCCatgttaataaaaagaaaaatgattaacgatttatatgatgataatattaatgaagATGAAAATAGGGGAGGTGGAGTATATGAAAGGAAACGAGCTAGGAAAAGTTTATATGAAAACTTTGAACTTttaaaagaacaaaaattagatgaagatgatatatgtatagatcattttaaagatatggaaaaatataCTGAAAAAATTTgtgaattaaaaaatatatataattttttatttaataatgttaatatagattataataattatgatattttatatgtcaataaaaaattttgtaCTATcaattgtaataatataacttataataagaatatatttatagacaattttatatacaacTTATTCAATTATCACAAGATAGCTAAAGGTAATACACAAAATGATGTAATTAAATATGgaaaaggaaatatatataatgttgCACATGatgtttataataataaatatgtaaaaaagaaaaaaaatattggTAGAAGATACCTAAATTGCATATCCAatcaaatattatatattgatgATTTATCAAGACatgatattttattattaatatctttttttattcaattacaaaatgaacaaaaaaaaaatgaaaaagaagaaaaaaatttagaaaatattGCAAACATTAATGAAAtcaaaatgaatatatattcgttaaatgatatttataattattattataaagaaaaagttTATCAATGTTTCACGTGTGGATTGAGATTTATGACTAGTATGGACAAATTAAATCATTTAGAAAATCATTACAAGAAAAGCCAATTTTATCTGAATAATTCTGAAAGAACCTCTTTTACGaaaagtaaaaaaagaTTTCTTTATTTAGACCACATAAATTTACCTATAGAAGTTTTTGTTTGTAAAAATTATTCCATATTTGAAgatttttatgataatgTAGTAACCAAAAACATGGCTTCGTTTAATTTCCAAGGTTCTCATATAGAGCAACAAATATTGgatgataataaagataacgataattatcataatgataatgaaaaaatatattatgaaaaagaagacaaaaaaaaagaagaaagtaaaaattatgatagTTTATATTCCTATCTTCATATGAAAATACATACGCATCTTAATAAGGATAGAAATCTAgaatcattttttaataataatacaaaaaatatacaagaaaaatataatgtttaCAATATgttatcatataataataatgtagctaacttatttaattttaaaaaaacatataataatatagataatttttttcataataagGAAACAATACATAATATGATCAATCCTAATATGGTAgtagataaaaataaaaataaaaaaaatattttaaatgataGGGAAAAAGGTAgtaatgaaataaatttctttgattatatttatgGAAATGAAAATACATATGATGTTTACTTATCTAATTATTATACAGTAATTGAAGATAATAGtgttttaataaattatattaatggCCCAACTATgtatagaaatattatgaaatgTCTAGAaattaaagatatatataattataaatttccTTCATGGATACCTAAAAGAagtttaaataatttttttattaaacGAATTAATGAAATAGATAAGGATCTTATGGGTATTCAAAAGAAgacaaatatatttacaaatatCTTATCTGGTAGGACTCCTAGTAATACCTTTCCTCTTAATTCATATAACATACAAGATGatcttattattaataataatgcgaataataatttaaaagggaaaaataaaaaaaaaattaatataataaacaaaaacaaCTTGTGGAATATTTGTACTACTCATGAATTTTATAATAGTAAAGGTTTGTGTCCAATTAATGTTTTCTTAAGTTATCAAAAGGAAAATACTCTGGATCATCAAACAGAAAATAGTGATAAAAATGATcatgatgataaaaaagaatCAAATAATTACCCTTTGCAGAATTCTATATGTACACAAGAAAGTGTCGAAAACAATCATGTATTATATTCCTTtctaaatatttttaatcaAAAGTATTTTTCACAGACagatatttttaaaaatatattactcTTTCATATAAGGAaacattattttatgataataaatgaGCTTAAGGATAATATCGATTTTAATGAATTACATACACGATTATTTcagtacatatataataattactCTAAGACGATAtctatatttaatataaataattataaaatagaCACCTGTTTTTTGTGTAAAGAAAACTTTTCTTTCGAATACTCCtatgaatataatgatttttattatacGAATGTTATTTGTGTggatttaaaaaatgtatatgaaaatgatgatgTGGAAGATACAGAAGAGGACACAAACAAACATTACGATATTGATATGAGTATAAAAAGAATTGATTATATGTGTGATgaatatgtttataataataatagttatGATATTATGGataaatgtttatatgaaaaacataaagaattaaatgaattgttgcatgaaaataataaagaaatgtCTGATGATGCTTTAACGCAGGTAGAATTATTGAATAACAAAATGGTTAATAACGAAATTAATGAATGCTCCAaccataataatataaagaatgaaaataacataaatccatatgataatataaatattaataatatatttactgatatcaaaaaaattatagaTGATAATTGCTTCCTTGGAAATACAATAATCGAATCTAATATGGATTGTAATTttcatatgaatattataaataaaaaaaataaaaaaaaagatcATATCATgaatcattataataatttatttagAAATTTATGTATCCCATATGATACATTAGATATATTGCATAGAATTAAAAAGGGTGACATAACAGGTAAGGCAAATATGACaacaaataattttattaataacaCAACAAAAGATGAaggatatataaatgaagaaatagataattttgtaaaaaattatgataacataacaaatgatataaaaaatgcAGTATTTCAAAATACTTACCAAAATAGATCtaaatcaaaaaataaaaattcttttaacgatataattatgagttatatatataatgatgaaaataaaaaaaaggagcatagcaatatttttttcccaTCTAAAAATTATACTTATACAAACTTTACATATTTCCATATACAgtgttttaaaaattatatagaatataatatacttCCATATTACTTCCTTACAAAATTAAATgacaaatattttaaaaatataatattggGAGCAATAActgatttatataattcgtacaaaaatatatgtaacaAGAGAAATAATAGAAACCTTAAAATAAGTAACGTAAAAAAAGTGCAAATTCATAAAAGGAGACACTTTTAA
- a CDS encoding exonuclease V, mitochondrial, putative, with amino-acid sequence MLKTYNIIWKKEEEDDSLNIEKRNKLFHEHVKEQKKDILSPSEFDLLVNDIEDLLEEQQINETEKLYKVSKSPNEKFNKKYKLSITDLSAQLWCEQQLELVLTTGKRRETEAMRLGIERHEILEKADHLIVNVEVNTREESLGYRLLNSITLLGQLFQSKKAREVWVFGIIRNYVLRGIIDELRIEYDNVTKKEYLIISDTKTRKEKKEPSLAQKRTSAIQVQTYCLILQQLKNGKADFKKLFEIYECDPLFEFTAVDLVKYKNLENLSIELNKLFMKLPKIKEEMEIVYEHEGKEFSRNLIPYFYHSTLYTINILLDYWDGKRSSDVVENSDKWKCKFCDFVKNCVRCPLDY; translated from the coding sequence atgcTTAAAACATACAATATAATTTGGAAAAAGGAAGAGGAAGATGATAGCttaaatatagaaaaacGAAATAAGCTTTTTCATGAGCATGTAAAAGAACAGAAGAAAGATATTTTATCACCATCTGAATTTGATTTGTTAGTAAATGATATAGAGGATTTATTAGAAGAACAACAAATTAACGAGAcagaaaaattatataaagtaTCTAAATCTccaaatgaaaaatttaataaaaaatacaaattaAGTATTACAGATTTATCAGCTCAATTATGGTGTGAACAGCAATTGGAATTAGTTTTAACGACAGGGAAAAGAAGAGAAACAGAAGCTATGCGTTTAGGTATCGAGAGACATGAAATATTAGAAAAAGCTGATCATTTAATTGTAAATGTAGAAGTGAATACAAGAGAAGAATCTTTAGGTTATCGTTTATTAAATAGTATAACATTATTAGGACAATTATTCCAAAGTAAAAAAGCTAGAGAAGTTTGGGTTTTTGGAATTATAAGAAATTATGTTTTAAGAGGTATTATTGATGAACTCAGAATTGAATATGATAATGTTACTAAAAAAGAATATCTTATTATATCCGATACCAAAAcaagaaaagaaaagaaagaaCCTTCTCTAGCACAAAAAAGAACTTCAGCTATACAAGTTCAAACATATTGTCTTATATTACaacaattaaaaaatggaaaagCTGATTTTAAAAAACTTTTTGAAATTTATGAATGTGATCCCTTATTCGAATTTACTGCTGTTGATCTtgttaaatataaaaatttagaAAACTTATCTATcgaattaaataaattatttatgaaattaccaaaaattaaagaagaAATGGAAATTGTATATGAACATGAGGGAAAAGAATTTTCAAGAAATTTAATTCCATACTTTTATCACTCTACATTATAtactataaatatattacttGATTATTGGGATGGTAAAAGATCTAGTGATGTTGTAGAAAATTCTGATAAGTGGAAATGCAAATTCTGTgattttgtaaaaaattGTGTAAGATGTCCCCTAGATTACTAA
- a CDS encoding spindle assembly abnormal protein 4, putative, with translation MKKIKDEFDDYYDAYEENWSPDTFAELESSQSLEQTIKKKMYKEEFEQNNFFCAAKEIYSNNSENVQGDNNDIIEKVITNDDNNDMKKEHIVNNDNNSSHLVLDIDGNMDLSEENVEGSNKNEYENDFDESKWTHHFNEENKKNDTNKLYEEKKDEVDENRKSHDEITLFKDIYEELENSQNEKEKNYVDYSYNENYSNKKNENSDSFFNNLNMYSNNIERNHDEKDDSLSVFNRNESDLNLLDDLNDSNPYNNRRKDKNDFSPCSNNYNNDNNNDNNNDNNNNDNNNNNNNNNNNNNNMNDIFEKCHIYEKNEEYENYSNNSFSHILQKEQKNYDNTMENKTDMMNVNNFERYNLKDENVSLQNDDVMSIISERLQEDKNKNFMDYSFYNNTCTSYSDKDIKNIVSNYDMSNDISNNLSNIISNMISNNLSNIISNNISNYNISDSINSNHIISNKNNLKYNNSINNNDSTIDNGTNSSNHINYSNNNMKDNTSCIYDNYNCRLHNSSSSYRDMCHERNDKDTNIKSDIITTCLDNDYSNMNYSSDNSYVDKEIKRMFDEDNLQDGSMEYNNNYKQFDKQINKEHNTEKTDTRSDINNTKNNDININRHNEECYPREHIEKLEKELIMNDKNKINNYTESDIYNTSEKNKTKCALEKEVNDEESKTRENSIDICVDLNDEEPWDENIKRENNNDKKRLTYQNEKYNKSSILKDKGSKINNNNNNNHNNNNNNNNIDRNNMNVIGEKKKKQTKKETSQNINNHNININKKEKIISTKFINQTNQSDNLKELGNELNNQINKLEKEQDKVKKLEYELIAKSAEMELEREEMKNNMEQEKKKMMKTIEEEKKKWNKEKKRIEGEVEKQRNIIMHKRKLTNEIAMFKNRIKELEENLEKEKKEHRILVEKLKKKIDNLKIENEKLKTELKISNEYRNKLEVYQQNTIMKLATTVNKKKNQKYKSKNFLNTSSESSIQEEIYNNNNNHNNNNNNNNNNNNHNNNSSIDNSDIMDNHNYAKNKSHDTKKINKFDIDKSLLDSSDNCDEIKKIINHKKNNIHKDLEIIYNSSTNTDDGIYNNKLIDNDYKIKNNIKIKSNNNNNNMNLKNNKNKFTLDKLFIQNKKDKDSYKNSDNNKIDEEYINKNLKRMRSIIKNKKKYLEDKMSNHENDDTCSLLTTTNEINLNDKEVFFYESCKKNKDGISFNDDIKYANNKSNIKYDKRTSNKEGDDIIYENMYKKKNKGSTLNDNNNNNNNNNNKIMKPSLVNNTNEIYMSDLNTNEHDETSYKPHRNYSTSNQKGKDDIINNKVLSKKKTNNTDSYNRNNNIGNDNILKPFGKDWNFVINFDFDELFNQCENVIESIFSSSKKIKYRQAFIDGKVETLFDDGLKLIEKNRNKKIMHPSNITIYLYPTKDYKAHFPNSYMLFRFVNKGIYQVNIPNKCQLNKFPSGQVDCKYTDGHIQILFCDGKRKEILPNREEYVILRNGTIKRLN, from the exons atgaaaaaaattaaagacGAATTTGatgattattatgatgCGTATGAAGAAAATTGGTCACCCGATACTTTTGCCGAATTGGAATCAAGCCAAAGTTTAGAAcaaacaataaaaaaaaaaatgtacaaAGAAGAATTTGAGCAAAACAATTTCTTTTGTGCAGCAAAGGAAATATATTCAAACAACTCGGAAAATGTGCAAGGggataataatgatataatagaaaaagtaataactaatgatgataataatgatatgaaAAAGGAGCATATAgtaaataatgataataatagtagtCATTTGGTATTAGATATCGACGGAAATATGGATCTTTCTGAGGAAAACGTTGAAGGTtctaataaaaatgaatatgaaaatgatTTTGATGAAAGTAAATGGACTCATCATtttaatgaagaaaataaaaagaatgatACAAACAAGttatatgaagaaaagaaaGATGAAGTAGATGAAAACAGAAAAAGTCATGATGAAATTACTTTGtttaaagatatatatgaagaattagaaaattctcaaaatgaaaaggaaaaaaacTATGTGgattattcatataatgaaaattattctaataaaaaaaatgaaaattctgattcttttttcaataatttaaatatgtatagtaataatatagaaagAAATCATGATGAGAAGGATGATTCGTTAAGTGTCTTTAATAGGAACGAATCGgatttaaatttattagaTGATTTAAATGATAGCAATCCTTATAACAATAGGAGAAAggataaaaatgatttcAGTCCATGTAGTaacaattataataatgataataataatgataataataatgataataataataatgataataataataataataataataataataataataataataatatgaatgatatTTTCGAGAAGTgtcatatatatgaaaaaaacgaagaatatgaaaattattCAAACAATTCATTTTCTCATATTTTACAgaaagaacaaaaaaattatgataatacaATGGAAAATAAAACCGATATGATGAATGTAAACAATTTCGAAagatataatttaaaagatgAAAACGTAAGTTTACAAAATGATGATGTCATGAGCATTATTAGTGAAAGGTTACaagaagataaaaataaaaattttatggattatagtttttataataatacttgTACAAGTTATAGTGATaaggatataaaaaatatcgtatcaaattatgatatgtcaaatgatatatccaataatttatctaatattatttcaaaTATGATATCGAATAATCTATCTAATATCatatcaaataatatatcaaattataatatatctgATAGTATTAATTcaaatcatataatttcaaataaaaataatttaaaatataataatagtattaataataatgatagCACTATAGATAATGGAACGAATAGTTCcaatcatataaattatagtaataataatatgaagGATAATACATCTtgtatatatgataattataattgtAGATTGCATAATAGTTCATCATCCTATAGAGATATGTGTCATGAAAGGAATGATAAAGACACCAATATTAAAAGtgatattattactacCTGTTTAGATAATGATTATTCTAATATGAATTATAGTTCTGATAATTCTTATGTAGATAAGGAGATCAAGCGTATGTTTGATGAAGATAATTTACAAGATGGTTCAATGgaatataacaataattataaacAATTTGACAAACAGATAAACAAAGAACATAATACTGAAAAGACAGACACACGAAGCgacataaataatactaaaaataatgatataaatataaataggCATAATGAAGAATGTTACCCTAGAGAACATATAGAAAAACTTGAAAAGGAATTAATAATGAAtgacaaaaataaaataaataattatactgaaagtgatatatataatactagcgaaaaaaacaaaacaaaatgtGCATTAGAAAAAGAAGTAAATGATGAAGAGAGTAAAACAAGGGAAAATAGTATTGATATTTGTGTAGATCTAAATGATGAAGAACCTTGGGAcgaaaatataaaaagagaAAACAACAATGACAAGAAACGATTAACTTATCagaatgaaaaatataataaatccTCAATTTTGAAAGATAAGGGttcaaaaataaacaacaacaataataataatcataataataataataataataacaatattgACAGGAACAACATGAATGTTATAGGGgagaaaaagaagaaacaaactaaaaaggaaacatcacaaaatattaataatcataatattaatattaataagaaagaaaaaattatatcgacaaaatttataaacCAAACGAACCAAAGTGATAACCTAAAGGAACTAGGaaatgaattaaataatcaaataaataaactCGAAAAAGAACAAGATAAGGTTAAAAAGCTAGAATATGAATTAATAGCTAAAAGTGCAGAAATGGAATTAGAAAGAgaagaaatgaaaaataacATGGAAcaagagaaaaaaaaaatgatgaaaactattgaagaagaaaaaaaaaaatggaataaagaaaaaaaaagaatcGAAGGAGAAGTAGAGAAacaaagaaatattataatgcataaaagaaaattaacAAACGAAATAGCAATGTTCAAAAATAgaataaaagaattagaagaaaatttagaaaaagaaaaaaaagaacataGAATTCTTGTAgagaaattaaaaaaaaaaatagacaatttaaaaattgaaaatgaaaaacTTAAAACtgaattaaaaatatcaaatgaatatagaaataaattAGAAGTATATCAACAAAATACTATTATGAAATTAGCTACAActgttaataaaaaaaaaaaccaaaagtataaaagtaaaaattTTCTAAATACATCATCTGAATCTTCCATTcaagaagaaatatataataataataataatcataataataataataataataataataataataataatcataataataatagtagtaTAGACAATAGCGATATTATGGATAATCACAATTATgctaaaaataaatcacatgatacaaaaaaaattaataaatttgaTATAGACAAAAGCTTGTTGGACTCTTCAGATAATTGtgatgaaataaaaaaaattattaatcataaaaagaataatatacataaagatttagaaattatatacaatagTTCTACTAACACAGATGATGGAATTTATAACAACAAATTGATAGATAATGActacaaaataaaaaacaatataaaaataaaaagtaataataataataataatatgaacttgaaaaataacaaaaataaatttacactggataaattatttattcaaaacaaaaaagataaagatagttataaaaattcagataataataaaattgatgaagaatatataaataaaaatttaaagaGAATGAGATcaataattaaaaataaaaaaaaataccTAGAAGATAAAATGTCTAATCatgaaaatgatgataCGTGTAGTTTACTAACTACTACAAACGAAATTAATTTGAATGACAAAGaagtatttttttatgagAGCTGTAAAAAGAATAAGGATGGAATTTCAtttaatgatgatataaaatatgcaaataataaatcaaatataaaatatgataaaagaACATCAAATAAAGAGGGGgatgatattatatatgaaaatatgtataaaaagaaaaacaaagGTAGTACATTAAATGATAACAATaacaataacaataataataataataaaataatgaaacCGTCTTTGgttaataatacaaatgaaatatatatgagtGATCTTAATACAAATGAGCATGATGAAACTTCGTACAAGCCACATAGAAATTATTCTACTAGTAATCAAAAAGGAAAGgatgatattataaataataaagtattatccaaaaaaaaaacaaataatacGGATAGTtataatagaaataataatataggTAATGACAATATTTTAAAACCTTTTGGTAAGGACTGGAATTTTGTAATAAACTTTGATTTCGACGAATTATTCAATCAATGTGAAAATGTTATAGAATCTATTTTTTCCTCAtccaaaaaaataaaatatagaCAAGCATTTATTGATGGAAAGGTGGAAACTTTATTTGATGATGGGTTAAAATTAATTGAgaaaaatagaaataaaaaaattatgcATCCAAgtaatataacaatatatcTGTACCCTACCAAGGATTACAAGGCACACTTTCCCAATTCGTACATG TTATTTCGATTTGTTAATAAAGGAATATATCAGGTGAACATACCAAATAAATGTCAACTAAACAA ATTTCCAAGTGGACAAGTAGATTGTAAATATACTGATGGtcatatacaaatattattttgtgatggaaaaagaaaagaaatacTACCCAACAGGGAAGAGTATGTTATATTACGCAACg GAACAATAAAAAGGTTAAATTAA